The following coding sequences are from one Polynucleobacter sp. JS-JIR-II-50 window:
- the pheA gene encoding prephenate dehydratase has product MSTEEQRLAPLREKIDALDAQILDLLTQRAQAAQEVGHVKGGFSSPVFRPERERQVVARLQEINKGPLLPDGIAAIWREVMSACRALEARQTIAYLGPVGTFSEQAAQTYFGHSIAGLPCASLDEVFKAVEKGAAQFGVVPVENSSEGAISRTLDLLLDSSMRISGEVVLPIRHHLLTKSGKLDGVTTVCAHAQALAQCQQWLSVHAPQLKRQAVSSNAEAARMAASDPTLAAIAGDPAQEAYGLQSVAAQIQDDPHNRTRFVVVGNYACQPTGKDQTSLVLSVDNQPGAVHRLLAPLAKHGVSMNRFESRPARKGTWEYHFYIDIAGHADDAKVVKALEELKGVAAFYKNLGSYPHST; this is encoded by the coding sequence GATGCGCTCGATGCGCAGATTTTGGATTTGCTTACTCAGCGTGCACAAGCAGCGCAAGAAGTGGGTCATGTCAAAGGTGGCTTCTCTTCACCAGTCTTTCGTCCTGAGCGTGAGCGTCAAGTTGTAGCGCGTCTTCAAGAAATTAATAAAGGCCCATTACTTCCAGACGGGATTGCTGCCATCTGGCGAGAAGTAATGTCTGCATGCAGGGCTTTGGAAGCCCGCCAAACCATTGCTTACCTTGGCCCAGTCGGAACATTTTCTGAGCAAGCTGCACAGACTTATTTTGGACATTCCATCGCTGGCTTGCCTTGTGCCAGTTTGGATGAGGTTTTTAAAGCAGTAGAGAAGGGTGCGGCACAATTTGGCGTAGTGCCTGTTGAGAATTCTAGTGAAGGTGCGATTTCTCGCACATTAGATTTATTGCTGGACTCTTCTATGCGTATCAGTGGCGAAGTCGTATTGCCAATTCGTCATCATCTATTAACCAAGAGTGGCAAGCTTGATGGTGTAACTACCGTTTGTGCCCACGCTCAAGCATTGGCTCAGTGCCAGCAATGGTTAAGTGTGCACGCTCCACAATTAAAGCGTCAAGCAGTGAGCAGTAACGCGGAAGCAGCTCGCATGGCGGCAAGTGATCCTACCTTAGCGGCGATCGCTGGCGATCCCGCTCAAGAAGCTTATGGTTTGCAATCAGTGGCTGCACAGATTCAGGATGATCCGCATAATCGCACCCGTTTTGTTGTGGTCGGTAACTATGCCTGCCAGCCAACCGGTAAAGACCAGACCTCTTTGGTGCTCTCTGTTGATAATCAGCCTGGCGCCGTCCATCGCTTATTGGCGCCTTTAGCAAAGCATGGTGTATCCATGAATCGCTTTGAATCGCGTCCTGCACGTAAAGGTACTTGGGAGTATCACTTTTACATTGATATTGCTGGCCATGCAGATGATGCGAAAGTAGTGAAGGCGCTTGAGGAGTTAAAAGGGGTTGCAGCTTTCTATAAGAACCTTGGTTCTTACCCTCACTCTACTTAA